In Leucobacter insecticola, one DNA window encodes the following:
- a CDS encoding BMP family protein, which yields MLRRAGQSGVNLIVDLEFSHNEIIGKVASDFPDNSWVIFNAETEGDNVASVLFQEQEGSYLAGALAAMQTTNTADPRINADKVIGVIGGTSGIGIDKFIVGFIQGAKDVDPEVKVLTAYSNDFADPAKGQQLAQSMFERGADIVYSVAGGTGAGVIQAAEEANHYAIGVDDNQDDAAPGTVLTSVLKRTDLAVESIVGDYAAGRFPAGETVTFGLKEDAVGLTDFEFTKDAISPETLARLDELKQQIIDGKIKVWNVVTDGYPNFYQGN from the coding sequence CTGCTCCGGCGTGCGGGTCAGTCCGGTGTAAACCTCATCGTTGACCTTGAGTTCTCGCACAACGAGATCATCGGGAAAGTCGCGAGTGACTTCCCCGACAACAGCTGGGTGATTTTTAACGCTGAGACGGAGGGTGACAACGTAGCTTCGGTGCTGTTTCAGGAACAAGAAGGCTCGTATCTTGCCGGTGCGCTCGCGGCAATGCAGACCACCAACACGGCTGATCCTAGGATCAATGCTGACAAAGTGATCGGTGTGATCGGTGGCACTTCCGGAATCGGCATTGATAAGTTCATCGTCGGTTTTATTCAGGGTGCAAAGGATGTCGACCCTGAGGTCAAGGTGTTGACTGCCTATTCAAACGATTTTGCTGACCCGGCGAAGGGGCAGCAGCTCGCGCAGTCGATGTTCGAACGTGGCGCAGACATTGTCTACTCGGTTGCAGGCGGTACCGGAGCCGGTGTGATCCAGGCGGCCGAAGAAGCCAACCACTATGCGATTGGCGTCGATGACAATCAGGATGATGCCGCTCCGGGCACGGTGCTCACGAGCGTGCTCAAGCGCACTGACCTTGCTGTCGAATCCATCGTCGGAGACTACGCCGCAGGAAGGTTTCCCGCCGGCGAAACCGTCACCTTTGGGCTCAAAGAAGACGCCGTTGGCCTCACCGATTTCGAGTTTACGAAGGATGCGATCAGCCCGGAGACACTTGCAAGGCTTGACGAGTTGAAACAGCAGATTATCGACGGCAAAATCAAAGTCTGGAACGTCGTCACCGACGGCTATCCTAACTTTTATCAGGGCAACTAG
- a CDS encoding ATP-binding cassette domain-containing protein has product MNRPTTAAGAHPVPPRIEARRIARSFGPVRANRDVSLTAHRGAVLAVVGENGAGKSTLMKMLYGLDRPDSGMILVDGTAVNFTSPRDAIRHGIGLVQQELAIVPELTLLENLVLGHEPLRLGRIDWTAARREAEALALTVGAEIDWSLLAAHAPIAIQQQVEILRLIGRGADLLILDEPTAALAPVQATQLLELLRRLADGGKTVIFISHKLGEVMRAADSIVVLRAGITEPPVAQSDASVEMLAELIMGGQASLSAEDLRAAEPGETVLECRGLSARDNRGVARLNGVDLTVRAGEILGVAAVSGNGQDELAEVLVGLRRIERGTVELRGERLKKFSTRARREAGFGYVSADRKNEGSRLNSRSLRTRLRHPGLPGLLHLAGW; this is encoded by the coding sequence ATGAACCGCCCCACCACCGCAGCGGGAGCCCACCCCGTTCCGCCCAGAATCGAAGCGCGCAGGATCGCCAGGTCTTTCGGACCGGTGCGCGCAAACCGCGATGTTTCACTCACCGCCCACCGCGGAGCGGTTCTCGCCGTTGTCGGTGAGAACGGGGCTGGGAAGAGCACGCTTATGAAGATGCTCTACGGACTCGACCGCCCTGATTCCGGAATGATCCTCGTTGACGGCACCGCAGTGAATTTCACGAGTCCCCGCGATGCGATCCGGCACGGCATCGGATTGGTGCAGCAGGAGCTTGCGATTGTGCCAGAGCTTACCCTGCTCGAGAACCTGGTGCTTGGACACGAACCGCTTCGTCTCGGACGGATCGACTGGACGGCTGCCCGCAGGGAAGCCGAGGCACTCGCACTGACCGTGGGCGCCGAGATTGATTGGAGCCTGCTCGCGGCGCACGCGCCCATCGCGATTCAGCAGCAGGTAGAGATCCTACGCTTGATTGGCCGTGGAGCCGACCTCCTGATTCTTGATGAGCCGACAGCAGCGCTCGCGCCTGTACAGGCCACACAACTGCTAGAACTACTCAGACGGCTGGCAGATGGCGGCAAAACAGTGATCTTTATTAGCCACAAACTCGGGGAAGTGATGAGGGCGGCCGACTCGATTGTGGTGTTGCGTGCAGGTATCACCGAGCCGCCGGTTGCGCAAAGTGATGCCTCAGTCGAGATGCTCGCCGAGCTCATCATGGGAGGGCAGGCGTCCCTGTCAGCAGAAGACTTACGTGCGGCGGAGCCCGGTGAGACTGTGCTTGAGTGCCGAGGGCTTTCGGCGCGTGACAACCGCGGGGTGGCTCGCCTCAACGGGGTTGACCTGACGGTGCGGGCCGGGGAAATTCTTGGTGTCGCTGCCGTCTCTGGGAATGGACAGGACGAGCTCGCCGAGGTACTGGTGGGGCTGCGACGAATTGAACGCGGCACAGTCGAACTGCGTGGTGAAAGATTGAAGAAGTTCTCGACGCGCGCGCGACGTGAAGCAGGCTTCGGATACGTGAGCGCCGACCGCAAGAACGAGGGCTCTCGCTTGAACTCTCGATCGCTGAGAACGCGATTGCGACACCCGGGCTTGCCCGGCTTGCTACATTTGGCTGGCTGGTGA
- a CDS encoding DUF3039 domain-containing protein produces MRTFENRVSDPGSDGAIGGAGTDVLDRELEKLLEDEAHIEDGDHERFSHYVPKDKIIESAVTGKPVRALCGKKWTPSRDPEKFPVCPDCKRVYERMRK; encoded by the coding sequence ATGCGTACTTTCGAGAATCGTGTTTCTGATCCTGGCAGCGACGGCGCTATCGGGGGTGCCGGCACCGATGTGCTCGACCGTGAGCTCGAAAAGCTACTCGAAGACGAAGCGCACATCGAGGACGGCGACCACGAGCGTTTCTCGCACTACGTGCCCAAAGACAAGATCATAGAGTCAGCGGTCACGGGCAAACCGGTGCGGGCGCTCTGCGGCAAGAAGTGGACCCCCTCGCGGGATCCCGAGAAATTTCCGGTGTGCCCCGACTGCAAGCGCGTCTACGAGCGCATGCGCAAGTAG
- a CDS encoding GntR family transcriptional regulator produces the protein MRFDLDTSRGVQPLYMQLANALDAYITEEKLAPGTQLPSEPTLAAENNLSRSTILKAFELLIDRGLVSRRRGKGTFVRSRPMERRLPELTSFSEHIHSLGLRPGSILLDYAEFAPGSSLRPGSPFPDDVGIVVIERLRTVGASPVGLQRLIVPDYIAHRIGLNERIAARPDFSFYGGLCDAGIRLAEGEEALRAINATPEESEHLGVDHGTALIEVERLSHDPSGQPIEQVRARYLGTQYLYRITLTNQSNGGSHESDPRTTHRSGGGYTPCTDSLLDGDI, from the coding sequence ATGCGATTTGACCTCGACACCTCACGTGGCGTGCAGCCGCTGTACATGCAGCTCGCCAACGCGCTTGACGCGTACATTACCGAAGAGAAATTAGCCCCTGGCACCCAGCTCCCCAGCGAGCCGACACTTGCAGCAGAAAACAATCTGTCGCGGTCGACGATCTTGAAAGCGTTCGAGCTCCTCATCGACCGGGGCCTCGTTTCCCGGCGCCGCGGGAAGGGCACCTTTGTTCGATCCCGCCCGATGGAGCGGAGACTCCCGGAGCTCACCAGCTTTAGCGAGCACATCCACAGCCTGGGCCTGCGCCCGGGAAGCATCCTGCTGGACTACGCGGAGTTCGCGCCAGGATCCTCCCTGCGCCCGGGATCCCCATTCCCAGATGACGTCGGGATCGTTGTGATCGAGCGACTGCGCACGGTGGGGGCCTCGCCGGTGGGGCTGCAGCGTCTCATCGTGCCCGACTACATCGCGCACCGCATTGGTCTCAATGAGCGGATCGCGGCTCGGCCGGACTTCTCTTTCTACGGTGGTCTCTGCGATGCGGGAATCAGGCTGGCCGAGGGCGAGGAAGCATTGCGTGCGATCAACGCGACTCCCGAGGAGTCCGAGCACCTGGGTGTCGACCACGGCACCGCGCTGATCGAGGTCGAGCGTCTGTCACACGATCCTTCAGGCCAGCCGATTGAGCAGGTTCGTGCTCGTTACCTCGGCACCCAGTATCTGTACCGCATTACGCTCACCAATCAATCCAATGGAGGATCTCATGAATCGGACCCGCGCACTACTCATCGCTCCGGCGGCGGCTATACTCCTTGCACTGACAGCCTGCTCGACGGCGACATCTGA